The Pyrus communis chromosome 14, drPyrComm1.1, whole genome shotgun sequence sequence TTTGGAAAGTAATTCTGAGACGAGTGTAATCACTTATGAGGAGAACGAGATGTGCTTCTCCATAAATCACTTTCGTTGTTTTTTCATAAAATATCATTATGGCTAGTGCTTTTAAGAAGAAGCATCTCTCATGAGCTGCTTCTTTGAGTCACTTACGAACGGGTCCATTGTAGCTGAATCATAAGGGGTATAAATTGTAACTACAACCTACACATATAAGATAGCACCAAACTAGGAGAAAAACTTCAGTATAGGTTTTTGGACCACATTATGCTTCTGATTGCACATGCAAACACCTCTTCCCTAGGCGAATTTACATTCATTGACATTCTAGGCTAATAATACAACgcaaattgttttaaatttatcACATGCGTTGTTTGATTGGTTTAATATACCATTATCTTAGTGATCTTGTTTCATGTAAATCTTATATTTTGTTTcatgggtaatgctaggaagattaaatgtgcagactaaattttgtaaactaaatgacatagaagttgataattaaattattacttaagtgttgataaacttgcttatttcttattggtgacacatcatttagtttacaaatttagtttccctaacattactcttgtTTCATAATTCCATCAACTGATTTGTGGTACCTACAGTTTGTATATGTTGTCGTAGTGTAGTAGCCCTTAGGGTTGGCCTGAGCCCAGTGCAAGTTGGACCACCATccgaaacccaaaaaaatttgggGGCATCAAAATTATTAAGGGGGTATATCCATATATGTTTTCATAAGTGTATAAACTTATAAAATTTGGTCAAATAATCAAGAAGTTTAATCAAAAGCAATGGTTTCTGTtgtataaaattaacaaaattctgAGCTCAAAATGCTATGTGCTTTTTTAATTCTTTCCAATTTTTACGAATTTCtgtttggttattaatttctttttaattactaGTTAGTAGTTATGTGGGTTCCAGTTTTTAGACATTTATTCCACTTCAAATCTAACCTTCAACAAAGAATAATACGtagaccaaatttgtaaaccataTTTGCAAGAACAAAAGTAAAGTGAAGTGCTGGGAGAATCCAGGAAAGCACCATTGAAGCAAACTAGTCACTCGCTCGCTCACTTATAGCAACACAGGCAAACTGAATTAATTTGAAGAAAAGATAAGTGTATAGAAGCTTATAAATAGATGTGGAGGGGCCATATTAAATAaatggaattggatcctcttcgAGGCAAATTCTTGGGATTTTTCTGACCCAATAACATGGAccgttgaattttgatccaacggctacaaacaaatgatctctttaaaaattataataattgtagtagttagatcaaaatctaacgatCCGTATTAATGGATCAGAAGGATCATGAGGCTTTGcctaggagaggatccaattcctaaATAAATGGCCCCCGATGAGTGAGTTTAGTAGTTGATTATGTCGTGAAGGGCTTTTAATTTTACTTGTCCAAAATTTATTGGCATGTGAATTTCTTTTGCATCAGAGTCTTCTGATAAACGGGTGTATTGATTATGACGGTAGAGGCTAGCACTGAAATTTTGGAAGGTTAAGTAATGTTGGTATTCAATCCTGACAGAAAATTTGGTGGAGGATGTTGAATATCCCGCTTCGTTTGCCAGAAATTTACATCTTATAGTTACACGGTTTCATTCCTAATCACACTGAATTTTCAGTGGAAAAAAATTCTCACTTTTGTTGAATGAGTGGGTGATTAAATTGAAGACAATATTAATATTGAATCATTGGTCCGTCCTTATAACTTTAACACGGACATCATGGTACATATACacattatttaatatatatatatatatatatgtatgtatgtatatatttattacAAACAATATTTACTATTCTAAGTTAAAAGGAACGGGATGACGTGCCATCCATAGAAAATAGATAtgttaatcaacatacaaataataattcaattatcaataaTCACATCACACCCTTTTCAAAATTTGGTATCCCTAACATTAGCCTTCAAGAAATATGTATGAATGTCTTTACCAATACCAGGTTTAATTTAGTACTCATTCATTGTTTATACATACCAATTAAAGACTCGAAAATATGATTATTTGTTTAGTCTCATATTGACAagattagtaaataagaaaaaacactcatgagtaatttaaaaatactttaaaagttTAGATTGAAGGGAAACAAATTCAtcatctatctacttgtaagtCCGGAGTTTTTTTGTTCCCCTTCtctcaatacaaaataaattaatttttcatatttctagattattgagtttgaagtgtttttctaagtATATTTTTATCGAAGTCTTATACgtgaaacaaataatttttctcataTGAAGATAGAATACATTCTTTTGGGTCATCCGGGTTTCAAAAATCCCAGAACCGACCTTGGTAGCCCTACCGGATACTCCTACCTAAACTAAATAACTCTTGTTCTCTATCAGCACCATGTTTACAAAATATTTCAGCCCTTTAGATGAGGATGCTCCGATCGCATAATCCAAAATCTTAATGTCCTCCCACATCATGCATATACCTAATCTAACCTAACTCATACGGTGGCAAGATTATCGATCCACACAACATTTTTGTAGCATTTGGTGACTAGTTTTCGATGGCAAACAGAAAACACGTACAAAGTTTGTCTTGGAGTTGGAATATTCTAAATTGAGCCCTTGGTTATTTTCAACCTAATCGAATTTTCTAATATCCAATAAGAGCATGCAATGTTATCCTTTAGTGTTACAGTCTAGttgtatttcttttcacttgtaagtgagaggtcttaaattcgattctcgtcaaaggtaatttgaatcacattattattagctcattgtgaggcttaatcCACTCCTGACCCTTTTTGTGTAGAGCATGGGATGTTTTTGAGGACCTATGAGGATCAAATGCGTATAATCCACAAGATTATATTATCTTTCATCCAAAGGCCTAAAATGTTTACAAACACTAATATGCATTTGGTCTGCACAGGTCTTCTAAATGAGAACCTTAGGAGAGTAGGATtgtacacacatatacatacgtATGTATGTATGGGGCTATATATATGACGACATATCCATGTTGCtactttttttaatacaattgtTGACACAAATTTTATGGGGCCCActttgtaatatattttaacgatccgaaccgttTATCTTTTATATCTTCCCTAAAAGATCATGTTTAACTAAAATCACCCAAATTTGAAACAATTGACCGTTCAATTAAGGGTTTGAGATTTCTTTGTAGAATCGTAATcgttcatttttttcattacaaatgaatgttttaataattttgggtttgtttaaatttttttgtaaggatgatgtATGAATAATATTCTAAAAGATAGATGGAgataaaaaattgtgtaaaaaagaGTGTCAAAGATCATCCCCTAAGTGGCGGATCTAGGATTTCAAGATCGCGGGGTCCCAAGATaaaagttccaaaaaaaaaaaaaattagactagTTTGGTTACATAtcactattttttattaaatttggttaattgaataatcaaaattaatcaacCACATCAAGTGGCCCAGTGATAAGGGTGCGGATTTTGGctctcaaaatacaaaaaatagggAGGTCCCGGGTTCGAGGCTCCAAACTGGTGAGTCTGCTTGACTGTGGCCAGGAAAAAGCTGAAATGCCTTTGTGAGTCTTCCAAGCCCCTAGAAGGGGTGGATAACCGTAATGAATCTACAAAGATGAAATTTGTTAAcgtaacatatatattacaattgAGAGTTGAGACTCTaagattaaaaaacttaaatgaatttggaagaaataaaattaggcaGTTAGAGGTGGTGGAATGGCAAATGGTTCTAGGGGATGGGGTAACTTGAGTTTAAAGTTGCGAGATTGCGACAATTTGGaggattaaaacaaaaattagaaacctcTTCTTCCTTTGTGAGTCTTCCAAGCCCCTAGAAGGGGTGGATAACCGTAATGAAACTACAAAGATGAAATTTGttaatgtaacatatatattacaattgAGAGTTGAGACTCTaagattaaaaaacttaaatgaatttggaagaaataaaattaggcaGTTAAAGGTGGTGGAATGGCAAATGGTGCTAGGGGATGGGGTAACTTGAGTTTAAAGTTGCGAGATTGCGACAATTTGGaggattaaaacaaaaattagaaacctcttcttcttcgttataaGCACTGTTGAATGAACATTCATAGAGGCAATAAGCCTCTCTACTGCACCTGCCCAAATTGTTAGAGGGTCCCGAAGGTTGATCGCAAGTGTTTCTTCGGGCTTCTGGAGGGTCCCGGGACCTCCCGTGTCCCCATATGGATCCGCCCATATAggtatattaatatataaacataaatcTGACGGAAAATTCTAACTACTGATATCCAATAAGAGCAGGCGGTGTTAGAATACTATCAATTATTGTTACCAAACCTGGAAAGTTGACTGCATAATTGCTCTCATGACATCGTCAATTCCAGCTACATTTTGGAATATCCAGTGATCTTCTTCTCTCAAGTTATTGGTGAACATTGTAAGACAATGAACATGGATCTAATTAGTTGGAAGTTGGCATAAAAGCCATAAGGGTTGTTAGCAGTAGCAGTTgccacaattttcttttattaccaAAGTTGTAAGTAGCGCCTGCTGATTGGCCCTCAGCAGCTAACAGCACGCAATGGAATTTTGACAATGCCAACGGCTAACCATCTCCAGAGACCCTATATAAAGTCCGCATCACCCTTTTACGACTGTATGCACATAAATTTAGAGATTTTGTTACTTATAAGGGGCTGAAACTCCAGTCCCCATAGTAAAAGGACTGGCCGGAGACCCTATATATTTCCTCGAAATTGAGGACAGCAGGACTCACAAATGGGGTGGTTCCATGACTATTTTGAGTTGGGTGAAGTCCCAAGCACTTGAATGGGGACTCAGAATGTTGTGCAGCTTTCGACGGGATGGGTCtcgctatttttttttttttttttttttttttgtttagtggAAGATCAGCGGTTATGATagttttttgaatttattttgtcttttctATTTAGATCAACGActataaaatgaaagaaaaattattgaaaatgacttgaaaactttgagttttaacaataaggacaaaataaaaggtaaagtgaatagtatcaggattgactttttagtataaaaatgtgatttttcgttaaagtgaacagtaccgagaatttttcgttaaaactccctaaaatgaataataatcttttcatttttttggtctCTAAATTGAAGGATTTATATTATAAGCCTTCCTCTGATACTTCCAAAAGCTTAAAGCCTAAATCCTACTCATGTCACACGTGACGACGATCACGTGGACATTTCCACTAGAAAACTCTCTTGACTTTTGCTCTAAACTAGCCAGCTATCCGATTATAACTAAGCACAGCAACAAATTAACTGTGATCAGTATTAATACAGTTCTTATTAGCTGAAAATTAAGCTTAATTAGATATACAATCCACCAATTCTGGTTTTCATGcttattattattctatagTTTTTCCTTAATCATATTTGTGCAATCATGGATAGACTGTTTGGCTTCTTTACATATAAAGAGTTAATTTTCTTTACATGGCATCATTGAACCATACAATATTATAATTTGAACCGTTCATTAATGCTTAGCTTCTAAAATTAGAAGTTGTGATTCGTGAATAATATAGAAAAAGGCCAAGGTAATTTTTTATACCGACTCCCATCTACATCTTCAATCTCATATGTCCTAGTCGAGAAATATGTGTATTTTGGATACTTGCAACGTTTATGTTTCATATGTCTTGTATTTTGGATACTTGCAATGTTTATGTTTCATATGTCTTACTTTTAaggtatttaataaaaattaaatacacgtattataatttaaataaaattataacacTGCATAATAGTGTGTATTGGTACAACGAAAAACCTCCTGTCCTAACTAGCTATTGTTCTGTTATATTGCATGGGATAAAGAATGGCATAACATTTGGCTAGAGACAGATTCTATGCATGTCATTAGCCTACTATCAACTCACTCCATGGATATTCCATGGTTTCTTAAAGTTTCTTGGGAAAATTGTTTATGGCATATTGCTCGCTTGCACTTGCATTTTTTCGCATATTTTCAGGGAAGGGAATTGTTTGGCAGATGCTTTTGATAATTTTGGTGCAATGAATAGAAGTTTTACGTGGTGGGACATGGTACCCGATTTTGTTGATTAGTCTTATAGAAGAGACTGTGTCGAGCTTCCATTCTTCCGTTCGAAGTCACGAGGAGCAAATTGTTGCTGTGGAAATGGATTTTGGCAATGAAATATGAGCAACGGAATTATGTAAAATCAATTTCAGGTGGCTGAAGTTGAAGAAGTCGTAAACTAGACCatatcattttcgttaattGTTTTTAGCGTGTATTGGCTTAGTCTCCCCacttgttttactttttttttttttttacttcatattattaataaaatctaGTAGAGAGGGGACAGGTGGGGGGTTTCTGGGTGCAATGGTCCTTTCTCCTTTGGGAGAGGGTTGGTGTTTTGCACACGACTGTTGATGAAGAGCTAATCTCGCATAATTTGTCTCtacaaaaaatttattcaaagaaaaaaaaattatgcatatATCTATACGATCAATCAGTCAATGTATATGAGTATTATTTGAGTATATGGGAGTACGTACTCCGTATGAGTTGTGGCCTCTTCCTTAATTTGCCTTTAAATATCACCTTCTATCCTCACATCCAGGAGAACACACCCTCATACTTGCTTTAAGAGGAAACCTACCTacagctctctttctctctagaaattaATTTGAGTGGCTATCGAGGTCTCATACAAATGCCTGATATAGTGGAAAACTCCACAGATCCAGTAAGCCAAGATCATCAGGAAGTTTCTGATCATCCTGATCGTGATGAGGATCAACTCGAAGGGAAGAAACTTTCATGGGAAAGGTTGCCAAGAGACGACTCCTTGGACCTTGAGTCACGCAGCTTAACAGTTCCCCATGGCCATGCGTCCAAGGTCTCCATTTATCATATGTTATTTAATAGTACTATATATTACAAGAGATTAATTTTACTGATATTTTTGTGTATTAAATATTACTTTTCAAAGTCATTTGGTTCAGTGGTACCAATTTCCATATTATTTCAAAAGGTTTCGACTGCAATTCTCATCGACGATAGGttgttttcaaccaaaaaaattgacGAACAGTTGTTgaacagaaaagaaagaaaacaaaatagttttttttttttttttttttttttttttttttttaaagcaaaagaaaatgtgtttgtttttattgctTAGTCgatacaaaaaggaaaagaatgatATTATTTTACAATTAGTCCTTGCTTTTAAcgcttttatatatattttaaatacatAGATACTAGTTACAACGTTCTAGTTGTATTATTCTTCAttttaagtgagaggtctttttcgaagaaaaaaaaatgtgagagatTGGCTAAACACACAATGAGTTTGTCATAATAacttggtatcaaattcgtcatctACAAAGTTAAACCTCATATATACCATTTACAAATAAGGAGAAATACAATCAAactgtaatactaaatgacaatAATTCCATGTAATTAATATGATAAAATTGGCAAATTTATTTCAAGGGATAAACATGGAAAGCTAgtctaaaatatttatattttttaaaattaaaaggtGTGGTGAATTTTGATTGAAAATATGACGTGTCGGATATACTAACTAATAATTTCTTAACTAATAAacattgaagttgtttactaatactacaatttagtgatatttcttttcactttatATGAGACAGAGCAATTGAAGACGTAGATTGTCATCTGATCCCATGTCCCTGTTTGGTCTCCTATTAGGATCTCACATAGGGCTCATGCTAATTAGGAATAtctaatttatatataaaatgtcTTCGAAAGTGTTCATTCTCTGTTGTGAACATTGATTTCAAActttttccttttatgtttACAGTTATGTCTACACATTATTTGGCTATATCACTCTTAAGTGGTaggttttaagttcaattcttgTAAAAAAGAATTCAACACTAAAATATTACAATTGATCTATTGTGTGATTTAACTCAAATTTCTCAGCTTTTAATATAAATAGATGAtcgtattaaaaaaaacaaattgtgacGTGGAATTGAGGctaacttttaaaataaaaacctaattgaGCATAAATCATATACTGATCACTGTTGGACCTTTTGTAGGATGAGGACTGGCTGGTGACAATGCACCTGTCATTTCAGAGCATTGGGATAGTTTTTGGTGACCTCGGTACATCACCTCTCTATATGTATGCGAGCATCTTCAACAAAGGCATCAACCATGACGATGACATTTTGGGTGTTCTTTCCTTGCTCTTTTACATTCTCACCTTAATCCCTCTGATTAAGTACACTTTTATCGTCTTACGGGCCACCGATAATGGCGAAGGTAAGATTCCATACCTTCTCCTAGATCTgtataattacaaacaaaacaatatcaCTCACTCAATCCTTCGTATTTAACTATATGTTCTTGCACTTGATGTTCCCAACTTGTCATAggaaacaaataaatataaaaaggggacattaaacttgaaaaagaaagaaaaaatcccTTAAAAATTCTTCCACTTTAAAATCcctaattttgtctttttaatgATGACGTGAGTTCAAACCTCGTCAATGATTTATCTAAtatataatttaacaaaaaaaactttagataaaaaaaattgatcactACAGCAAATATAACGCTTGACAtacataattttaatttttgcaggAGGGACGTTCGCACTATACTCTTTGCTGTGTCGATACGCCAAGATTGGTCTGACTCCGAGTCAACAGCCAGAGGATCGTGATGTTTCAAATTTTGAGCTCGAGTTCCCTACCAAAAGTGTAAAGAGGGCATCAAGGCTTAAATCTTTATTAGAGAACAGCCCAGTCGCTAAAGTCTTTCTATTATTCGCCACCATGCTTGGTACTTCCATGGTCATTGGCGATGGTATCCTCACTCCTTCCCTCTCAGGTTTGTCAGATCtttaaatacaaagaagaaaagATGTATATATCTATATTTTTCGTCATTTGACATGGTTGCGTGATGATTTATATAAAGAGATGCAAATATTTATGATTATATGCTTGAATTCTTGAAGCGAATCttagttaaattatttttatattcaaAAGTTTCACtattagttttatgtatttttgtataaaatctCTTTGAATAAATGATCAAGTCATAAATAGTATCGATGTTGAGACCATCCTTGTAGTTTTGTCAAAAATCTCTTTACTTGCATGCTCATTAGTGTCACTGCACTGTTAATCTCGCATGATCATTATGTGCTTAATGTCTTTTGACTTGAACATATAACAATTGTTTTGTTCCACTTTGGTGGCAGTTCTGTCGGCTGTGGTAGGAATCAAACAAGCTACATCTGCCATGACGGATGGTAGTGATAATTTGATGCACATATTATTTGTGGTGGTACATAAAATGGATAGTGAAAagataatttgattaatttgaatttatattGTGTGTACAGACCGGATTGTTTGGATATCAGTAGCCATCTTGATTGGCCTATTCATGGTTCAAAGATTTGGAActgataaaataggctacagtTTTGCACCAATTATTTGCATTTGGTTTATCATGGTTGCTGGAATTGGCGTCTACAACTTCATCAAGTTTGATCCGACGGTGGTCAAGGCTCTAAACCCAAAATACATAGTAGATTACTTCAGAAGGAACAAACATGATGCTTGGATTTCTATTGGTGGCATTGTCTTAGCCATAACAGGTTTCCAATTTACTTCATTAAAAATTTTGGTGGTGTTTTTTCgtattttaaatgaatttattgTAGAATTCAATCAATATTTTTAAAGAGTTTACACAAATTCATAAAAATGCGAGTGTACTCAAGCaagattttaaagaaattataggtcaaaatatatacaatcctatgatttcatttttaaaaaatgctaaggagattcttTCAAAGTCGGACTCTCTATGGACTCTCCCTTACCTCATGTTTTttggcataatattttataatgttggtacAAGAGTTAAACCAAAAATAGGAGGTGGTGGAGAGTTCATGGAGAGCCCCAGCACTTTTGACAGAgttttcttagcatttctctaaacaaaaaaaattaaaaatgttttcaTAAATTGAGAGAAATTTCATAGTGTATCACTGTACGTTAGGTTTTAAAAAACCAAGGCTCTCTCCCCTCAGATTTTGAGAGAATCCACACAAATTTCACATAAAAACTCTGGAAAGTCAATTAAAACTCCATGAGTTTGTAACTCATtcaaattcttcaaaatcaatATTTACACACTGAAATATTTCTCAATGAAGTGTTAATGACTTTCACAAATTGCAGGAACTGAAGCTTTATTTGCTGACGTGGGACACTTCACAGTACGGTCCATTCAACTAAGTATGTGCGCAATTACTTATCCAGCTCTCGTATTGACATACGCTGGACAAGCTTCTTTTCTTCGCAAGAACCATCTTCTTGTTGCAGATACCTTCTTCAAGTCGCTACCAAGtaagtatataatattataataatctTTTACAAGCTAAATATCAAATCTGCAGAATATCCTAGTGGATATGATGTTAATCTACTCATGCGTATCGGTTTTTTACTAATTCTGCTGATCATGCGTGCAGAACCTTTGTATTGGCCTATGTTTGTAGTGAGTGTACTGTCATCGATCATATCTAGTCAAGCTATGATTTCAGGGACTTTCTCTATAATCCAACAATCACTATCATTAGGGTGTTTCCCTCGTGTGAAAATCGTGCACACATCGACCAAGTATGCCGGACAAGTTTACATTCCGGAAGTGAACTACCTTCTCATGTTGGCTTGTGTTGGAGTCACCTTAGGGTTTCGAACCCTTGAAAGGATCGGCAATGCATATGGTAATGTTCTCTCAACAAATTTATATCTTCAAACAAATGCTTAGGTCCATAATCGATCTGAACCTAAGTCATCGTCTCACATTTACGAAAGAGTGTCAAATTAATTATATGGTCCATATTTACAGTCTGACAGGAAAAATTTTCTGTGTCCATGAAACTAATGAATGACTTTAGCTAATTACCTTAAGGATATATATGCAGGTATAGCAGTGGTGTTTGTAATGACGCTTACATCATCCTTCCTAGTGCTAATCATGATCATGATATGGAAGACCAACATAGTCCTCATCATCTCATATGTTCTTGTCATTGGAAGTGTAGAGTTTCTGTGTCTAAGTTCAATGCTGTACAAATTTGACCAGGGCGGATATCTTCCCCTCGCGTTTGCCGCAGTGTTGATGTTTGTAATGTTTGTGTGGAATGATGTGCATCGAAGAAAGTACTATTACGAGCTTGATCAGAAAATTTCTCCCGAACAGCTCAAGAAAACCGCCATTGACGGAAATTTTTGCCGCATGCCTGGCCTTGCCATCTTCTATTCCGAACTTGTTCAAGGCATCCCGCCGATCTTCAATCATTACGCTGCGAATGTTCCTGCATTGCACTCCGTCCTTGTTTTTGTCTCGATCAAATCATTGCCTATAAGCAAGGTTCCGCTAGAAGAGCGCTTTCTTTTTCGGAGAGTGGAGCCTAAGGATCTGAATGTGTTCCGATGTGTTGTAAGGTACGGGTACACGGATGTTCGCAATGAGAATGAACCCTTCGAAGGATTGTTGGTGGAAAAGATGAAAGAGTTCATAAAGGACAGTTTTTGGATATCTCATAGAAATAATATGCACAGTACTGATGGGGAGATCAAGTTTGGGATCAAGGAAGAAGTCCAAGACTGGACTTTGGTGAACAGTGGAGAGAATGGAAAGGAGGATTCAAAGCGGCAAGTTGATGATCAAGATAAGCAACAAGATTTGTTGGACAGAGAGATTGAGGCAATAGACAAAGCATGGAGGCAGGGAGTTGTTCATTTGATTGGGGAAAATGAAGTGACCG is a genomic window containing:
- the LOC137714209 gene encoding potassium transporter 5-like, with the translated sequence MPDIVENSTDPVSQDHQEVSDHPDRDEDQLEGKKLSWERLPRDDSLDLESRSLTVPHGHASKDEDWLVTMHLSFQSIGIVFGDLGTSPLYMYASIFNKGINHDDDILGVLSLLFYILTLIPLIKYTFIVLRATDNGEGGTFALYSLLCRYAKIGLTPSQQPEDRDVSNFELEFPTKSVKRASRLKSLLENSPVAKVFLLFATMLGTSMVIGDGILTPSLSVLSAVVGIKQATSAMTDDRIVWISVAILIGLFMVQRFGTDKIGYSFAPIICIWFIMVAGIGVYNFIKFDPTVVKALNPKYIVDYFRRNKHDAWISIGGIVLAITGTEALFADVGHFTVRSIQLSMCAITYPALVLTYAGQASFLRKNHLLVADTFFKSLPKPLYWPMFVVSVLSSIISSQAMISGTFSIIQQSLSLGCFPRVKIVHTSTKYAGQVYIPEVNYLLMLACVGVTLGFRTLERIGNAYGIAVVFVMTLTSSFLVLIMIMIWKTNIVLIISYVLVIGSVEFLCLSSMLYKFDQGGYLPLAFAAVLMFVMFVWNDVHRRKYYYELDQKISPEQLKKTAIDGNFCRMPGLAIFYSELVQGIPPIFNHYAANVPALHSVLVFVSIKSLPISKVPLEERFLFRRVEPKDLNVFRCVVRYGYTDVRNENEPFEGLLVEKMKEFIKDSFWISHRNNMHSTDGEIKFGIKEEVQDWTLVNSGENGKEDSKRQVDDQDKQQDLLDREIEAIDKAWRQGVVHLIGENEVTAAEGAGIVSRLLIDYAYNFLKRNLRQTDQVFNIPHKRMLKVGMTYEI